Proteins encoded in a region of the Podarcis muralis chromosome 2, rPodMur119.hap1.1, whole genome shotgun sequence genome:
- the LOC114590894 gene encoding rho GTPase-activating protein 7-like isoform X3, with product MILTQIEAKEACDWLKAAGFPQYAQMFEDMQFPIDIKTVRKDHEFLDQDAIESLYRRLNTLNKCTAMKVEISRQRKRSDDSEEDEPCAISTKWTYEKCSRRWSRLECSEGSGTPAFDGLRLKCSGSGDIAFSDQGERNDESSVHSSSSGDSDLISFPKTFEEVEMSRSSSTCSSNILASPDSTFSCSSSPSETLNIISEDKLLDKPLHRKGRSFLKRMEKLRLRSSSLKREAHSKAKPIISEPILIEGLNEEKLKNFNCVSISDVSESQPMQQSYSSQTCSSSSQSENSSTVSTPSPIIKMRRHSKREGMYGEEFDSSKFSLWNYISEHNEIHLHKNKVFQVPQGHKPGTFPKALTYSLLSPMDNTSVNWRTGSFHGCRRNRVQMGSQEPETPPGSLSLMDNRLSIYDNVPGNHLNKMDTPEVGDDDVFTELDSVMEHVNGLRKLVSQWTEKFSDDGDSDSASPSNQSISPCPSSPKEIRLETEKHSEGKLPELSVTDSEGNCNECGLTELAYVTESRMRRTLAHSIRHVRRQWSTEEGTNLESLSQQIDCQSAAHLNRLQKLALLKLTTLMDKYSPSSKQGWNWTVPKFIRKTKAPDYKDKNVFGVPLLLNVQRTSHPIPKSILQAMDYLRDHFLDQVGLFRKSGVKSRILSLREMNENDPNNVTYEGQSAFDVADMVKQYFRDLPEPIFTSKLCESFLHIYQYLPKDQQFCAVQAAVLLLPDENREALKTLLFFLRDVVAFVEENQMTPTNIAVCLAPSLFHLNTLRRESSSSSRSSQRKHSTGKPDQRDLSENLAATQGLAHMIMECNRLFQIPDYCLDHSYENLHDQTISSEVDPHQTSLAKHCNTVVSLERSMQDLLRDAKEKFKNWVTCSTLEGVDSAYKKVDDNYLVRVWKASAEIDAAPKVVLYRILMEQHLWNPSLQQTRVLEILDDETDIYHYATESMSPLPPREYVVLRTWRTDPQSSTCILAATSIDCEGVTMTGILGQVLLCQYLIEVVGTQKSKVTHVCRTDTRGRTTEWYNRAFGHMCAAELVRIRESFKTSSY from the exons aaATTGAGGCCAAAGAAGCCTGTGATTGGCTGAAAGCTGCTGGCTTCCCCCAATATGCTCAGATGTTTGAAG ATATGCAGTTTCCTATTGACATCAAAACTGTCAGAAAAGATCATGAGTTTTTAGACCAAGATGCAATAGAATCCCTATACAG gcgtttGAATACACTGAACAAGTGCACAGCAATGAAGGTGGAAATAAGTCGGCAAAGAAAGAGG AGTGATGACTCTGAAGAGGATGAACCTTGTGCAATAAGCACCAAATGGACTTATGAGAAATGTAGTCGGAGGTGGTCTCGGTTAGAATGCTCGGAAGGTTCTGGTACACCAGCCTTTGACGGTCTCCGACTTAAATGCTCTGGCAGTGGGGATATAGCCTTTTCTGATCAAGGGGAGCGAAATGACGAGTCTTCAGTTCACAGTTCTAGTAGCGGGGATAGTGATTTAATCAGCTTTCCAAAGACGTTTGAGGAGGTTGAGATGAGCAGGAGTTCTTCAACATGCTCCTCAAATATATTGGCATCTCCTGACTCTACCTTCAGTTGCTCTTCTTCACCTAGTGAAACCTTGAACATAATTAGTGAGGACAAGCTCTTGGATAAGCCATTGCACAGAAAGGGAAGGAGTTTCTTAAAGAGAATGGAGAAGCTGCGCCTGCGAAGCAGCAGTTTGAAGAGAGAAGCACATTCAAAGGCCAAGCCCATTATTAGCGAGCCTATTCTTATAGAGGGACTAAATGAAGAAAAGCTGAAAAATTTCAATTGCGTAAGTATTTCTGACGTGTCTGAGAGTCAGCCGATGCAGCAGTCTTATTCCTCACAGACCTGCAGCAGTAGCAGCCAATCTGAAAACAGCAGCACTGTGAGCACGCCGAGCCCTATTATCAAAATGAGGAGACACAGTAAAAGAGAAGGAATGTATGGAGAAGAATTTGATTCCAGCAAGTTTTCCTTGTGGAATTATATTTCGGAGCATAACGAGATACATTTGCACAAAAACAAAGTGTTTCAAGTACCGCAAGGCCATAAACCTGGGACTTTCCCCAAAGCCCTTACATACAGCCTCTTGTCTCCAATGGACAACACTTCTGTGAACTGGAGAACTGGGAGTTTTCATGGGTGTAGGAGGAACAGGGTTCAAATGGGTTCTCAGGAGCCTGAAACACCACCTGGCTCCCTTTCATTGATGGATAACAGACTGAGCATATATGACAATGTGCCAGGCAATCATCTAAACAAAATGGATACACCAGAGGttggtgatgatgatgttttTACAGAGCTAGACAGTGTTATGGAGCATGTCAATGGACTCAGGAAGTTGGTCAGTCAGTGGACAGAGAAATTCTCTGATGATGGGGACTCCGACTCTGCCAGTCCTTCCAACCAGTCCATCTCTCCATGTCCATCATCCCCTAAAGAGATCCGTCTTGAGACTGAAAAGCATTCAGAAGGGAAATTGCCAGAATTGTCAGTTACTGACAGTGAAGGGAACTGCAATGAATGTGGCCTCACAGAACTGGCATATGTAACAGAATCAAGGATGAGACGGACATTGGCGCATTCTATCAG acATGTGAGGAGACAATGGTCTACTGAGGAAGGCACAAATTTGGAAAGTCTTTCACAGCAAATTGACTGCCAGTCAGCTGCCCACCTAAATCGATTGCAGAAGCTTGCTTTGTTAAAATTGACTACTTTAATGGACAAATACTCTCCTTCCAGCAAGCAAGGATGGAACTG GACTGTTCCAAAGTTCAtcagaaaaacaaaagcaccagacTATAAGGACAAGAATGTATTTGGAGTACCGTTGCTGTTAAATGTGCAGAGAACAAGTCATCCTATTCCAAAGAGCATACTCCAAGCCATGGACTACTTAAGAGACCATTTTCTTGATCAG GTTGGCCTTTTCAGAAAATCTGGTGTGAAATCCAGGATCCTTTCCTTAagggaaatgaatgaaaatgacccAAACAATGTAACTTATGAGGGGCAGTCAGCATTTGATGTGGCAGACATGGTGAAGCAGTATTTCCGAGACCTTCCGGAACCTATATTCACCAGCAAGCTCTGCGAATCCTTCCTCCATATCTACCAAT ATCTGCCAAAAGATCAGCAGTTTTGTGCTGTCCAAGCTGCTGTTCTTCTGCTTCCAGATGAAAACCGAGAAGCTTTGAAAACACTGCTATTCTTTCTCAGAGATGTAGTGGCTTTTGTGGAGGAAAACCAGATGACTCCAACCAACATTGCTGTTTGTCTAGCACCATCCTTGTTTCACCTTAATACCCTGAGGAGAGAGAGTTCCTCATCGTCTAG GTCCAGCCAGAGGAAGCACAGTACAGGAAAACCTGACCAGAGAGACCTGAGTGAGAACCTGGCTGCAACTCAAGGCCTGGCCCATATGATAATGGAGTGCAACAGACTCTTTCAG ATTCCTGACTACTGTTTGGATCACAGTTATGAAAATTTACATGATCAAACCATCTCCAGTGAAGTAGATCCACACCAAACCTCCTTAGCAAAGCACTGTAACACAGTGGTCTCCCTGGAGCGCTCCATGCAGGACTTGCTCCGAGATGCCAAGGAAAAATTCAAGAACTGGGTTACTTGCTCCACCTTAGAAGGAGTGGATTCTGCATATAAAAAG GTGGATGATAACTACTTGGTCCGGGTATGGAAAGCGTCAGCTGAAATTGATGCTGCCCCTAAAGTGGTTCTATATCGGATACTGATGGAACAGCACCTATGGAACCCAAGCCTTCAACAAACAAGAGTCCTAGAAATCTTAGATGATGAAACAGACATTTACCACTATGCAACGGAGAGCATGTCTCCACTTCCTCCACGAGAATATGTGGTTCTAAG GACTTGGCGGACTGATCCTCAAAGCAGCACATGCATATTAGCAGCTACCTCAATAGACTGTGAAGGTGTTACCATGACGGGGATCTTGGGTCAGGTCCTACTTTGTCAGTATCTTATAGAAGTAGTCGGCACTCAGAAATCCAAAGTCACACATGTCTGTCGAACAGATACCAG GGGCCGCACAACTGAATGGTACAACAGGGCTTTTGGTCACATGTGTGCTGCAGAACTGGTAAGGATTAGAGAGTCCTTTAAAACTTCATCATACTGA